Genomic DNA from Methanobacterium formicicum DSM 3637:
AACTCCCATGTTTATCATCTCCGTGGTTTAATTAATCACAACCATAACTATAGTTAATTATAAATATATACTAAACCGTCATTAAACTATACTAAGTATATTTTTATACACAAATGTAACCTTAAGGGTCAGAAACCTTTATTATCTGCCTATTCTCTAATATAAAACACATGGAAAATGTGAATAAAATGAGTGATTCGGGACTATACAATACTCCTGCTAAATTGGAGGCAATACACCGTGATATCAAACGGTTAATGGAACGATCCAACCAGGAATACCTAAATCTAATGATGACCAATATAAGGAAGGATTTTCTGGCTTCATTAACTGCTTATATTGATGGTGACATTGAAAAAGGTCTTGAAAATGGAATGGTTAATCCATGTCCCATGAGGGACACGTGTAAATCCATATTCACGGATTTTTTAGAGGATAATTCAAAAAACATACGTCATGGGAACATTTCCAATGAGGTTATCACTGGGAAAAGGGATGAACTAAGCAAAATACGAAAAAAGGCCTCTTTTGATGATTGTGATATATGTTTTAAGGAAGTTGACTCCCTTTTTGAGAAACAGTTAAAACTCATAGGTTCTTTACAGATATACAATTCTAATGATGAAATAAAAACAGAAATTTCTGCTATTAATGAGGAAGAAATTGTTAAAAGTGTACTCGAACCGTTATCCAATAAACTGAGACTGCAAATACTAAAATCTATGGCCTCCGAAACTCATAGTTTTTCAGCACTTTCTGAACTAACTGGACTTCGCGGTGGTAACTTATTATTCCACATCCAGAAACTCATGGAAAGTGATCTCATCATCCAGAGACATGAAAGAGGAGACTACATGATCACTAAAAAAGGATTTAATCTAATTTCACTGCTTTCTGATTTTCAACAGTGCCTGGAAGATTAATACTCCATGTTATTCGGGTATTTGTATAATAATAAGACTATAAATTCTTTTATTTTACTTAAATTACTTAAATCCCCATTCAATTTTTAAACATCATTACCAGTTTCTGACTCCCAAATTTCAATACAATCTTCTATGGTTAAAGAAGTAGGACTTTCCACAATTTCTGATTCTAATTTGGTTTTTTGAAGAGAATCTCTCAGGGGACCATACATATTGGCTGCTTTAAGCTTGATTCCCCTATGGTTTAATTCATCGTAGAGATCCTCTAACATTTCAGTTCCAGAATGATCAATGAAGGATGTTGCCTCAAAATCGAGAATAAGTAATTTTGTATCTGTATATTCATTATCTACCATGTCAAGAATGGTATTTTTTATGTCTTCAGTGTTTAGGAATATTTGGGACCCATCAACCCTTACAATGAGTATTTCTGGGATTATATGTGCTTCTGGACGTCGTTTAATATCTAAAAACTGATCTTTACCCGGCATTTTTCCCAGCACTGCTATGTGGGGATTATACATTTTCTTAATCAACCCCACCACTGATAGTATTACTCCAATCACAATGCCTTCCAGTGCTCCAAAGAACAACACAACAAGCAAGGTAACTATGGCAATAGCGAATTCTATCTTACTGAAACTGTAGATCTTGCGAAAGTGAGGTAGATCCACCAGGCCCTTTATAATAAATATTACAATGGCTGCCAGTATGGTCTCAGGTAAGTTGGTAAAAATGCCGGTTAAAAATAACAGGACCATTAAAATAACTAGTCCAGATATAGCTCCTGCCAGCTGGGTTTTAGCACCACTATCATTATTTATTGCAGTTCTAGATAGTGCCCCACCTATAGGTAATCCCTGGAACAGCCCTACAGCAACATTTGACATGCCTAAAGCTAATAATTCCTGGTTTTTATCAATTTTATAACTATTTTTTGCTGCGTATTCGGCTGCAAATAAATATCCTTCCATGTAACTTATGAGAAAGACAGTGACCGCCAGAGTAATTAAAATATTCACATCCAAAAGGGAAGGATCGGGAATTACAAGAGATGGTAATCCCTGAGGGATTTGACCAACCACATCCACTCCCAGAGCAGTTAAGTTGGTAAAAGTGATGAGTACAGTTGATCCTAAAACCAGAAAGAGTGTGTTGGGTAATTTAGGGAATTTTTTGGTTGCCAGGTACAAAAACAGGAGCCCACCCATACCAACTGCAAGAGAAGCTAAGTTAGTTTGATCTATATGGATTAAAAAGTAATAAATGCGTTGAAAAAAAGTTCCGGAACCGCCAGATATTCCGAATAACTTAGTAATTTGACCAGAAGCTATGAATAATGCTATGCCTGCCAGGAAACCAGTTAAAACTGGTTTAGATATGAATTTAACTATGAATCCTAATCTTAAAACCCATGAGGCCATGGCCAGAAGGCCAGCTATAACTGCTATCAGGGATGCTATCATGGCGTACTGGGTAGCATTGGGAATCATCAAAGAGCCCAGTGTAGAACCAACCAGTATGGAAAGGGTGGAGAGGGGCCCCACTGATAACTGGCGGGATGTTCCAAAAATGGCATAGACTAAAACCGCAACCATGGCAGAATATAAACCTATTTCTGGCGGTAAATTAGCTAAAGATACATATGCAATGGATTCAGGGATTATAAAAGCACCAACAGTAATCCCAGCTATTATATCTGGCCGTAACCAATCCTTATTGTAGTTTCGGACCCACCTGGTTATGGGAAGGTACGATGAAAGGGATTTCATAGTAACATCCTGCAAAGTTTAAAAATTGTTTTAAATAAATATCTGTCGATCTTTTTAATTAAAATTAATCAATTTATAGCATTATAGGGATTAAACAAATAAAATTTTACATTTTTTAATTAATCATTTTTTTATAATATGATTAAATGATAAAATTGATTATTGTTCACACTATACCTTTTAACATAGTTGGATTTGGTAGATGATATGGATAAAGATAAACAAGAAAAGATTCCTGATGAAGAGGAAAAGCTATCTGCTGAGATGGAAAAACAGTTATCTCCCCGTAAATCTTTATTTAGAATTTTAATTGCAATTCTTGCATTCCTCTGGTTCCTGGTAGGTGGTTCAGCTCAAACAGTCCTATCCCTATCTGGGGGAGCAATGGGCCTATCTGGTGTGGTTACATTCCTCCTTAAAAATCCAATTTCATTTTTAATAATAGGGTTTATAAACGTTTTTTTAGGTTTAATCCTGTATATTTTTGCCATTTCATTTATTCTGGTATCAATTTTTCATTTTTTATGGTCAATCAGATGGTTTTATGGTTATAAAAAATACAGACATTTAAAAACCCCCCAACAAATACCGAACGAATGAAAATAAGGTTATCTAAATATTGAATTAGTTTGAAAACTGCATTTAGGGTTATGATCTGGCAGTTAAGTTATTTGAAGTAGTATTTGGCTATGAGATTTAGTTCATTGGACCATGTGAATTTGCATCCTGTTATTTGATTAGTATTTGGGCTGTGAATTTGTATCTGGTTATTTGATTCAATAGTTAGACATAATAACCAAATTTATGGCAGAATATATTTTATTTTTCATTTTCATCTATAACTTTCTGTACCAGGGCTGAGTCAACATAGGCCCGGACTTCAACAATGACATCGTTTTTGAAGTAAACTACCCAGCAATAAGTGTTGTTAAATGGTTTTCCATTTAAAGCTGTGGAAATGGATTCCATCTCTACCACTGCAGTATCATCCTGAAGGAGAATATTTTTGACCTTTAAAATCACTCCTTCTTCCAGTATCCTGTTTAATCGCCTGAATGTATGGGAAATGAAATCTTCTTTATTAAGGTAAGTTCCAGCAAGGGGATGAGTGCCCATAACAGTCCATGAAACATCATCTGAAACATGTTTGAAAAAAATGTCACTGTTCCCTGTTTCGAGATTTTTAAATAGATTCTCCACCTTTCCAATGTTCATCATTTTTTCACTCCTTTATCATTCAAGTGTTTATTTTAAAATCTAAGAAATACCCTTTTTAAAAATGAGATGGATTTAATCTCTAATTTAAATCAATGCAAACCCTAATTTATCAATAGGGGCCTTATTTCCTATCAATACTAAATTCTTTCTTTGTAAGTTAATTTTGAAAAAATAATTTTGAACATGGCACCCTGACTTCGATTGAGCTCTATTTCACCATTAATTTGACCAACTAAACTATTAACGAGTTGCAGACCCAGTGATTCTGTATTTTTAAAATCAAGATCCTCTGGGAATCCAATACCGTTATCGCTGATGATCAGTTCATAATATTTTCCACGTAATTTGAGTGATAAAATGATTTTTCCTCCCCTTCCCTGGGGGAATGCATATTTAAGGCTGTTGGATACGAGTTCGTTGATTATGAGTCCACAGGGTACTGCTGTTTCTATATTCAGATTCACATTATCAATTTCAATTATGGGTGTGATCTGACTTGCGGGAGTTGAATATGATGCGAATAAATCTTTAACCAGACTTTGAACATAGTCAAAGATGTTTATGCTGGTTAAATTATGGGACTGGTATAATTTTTCATGGATCATGGCCATGGACTTAACCCTGTTTTGACTCTCCATGAGGATGTTAACTGTCTCTTCTTCATCTACATACTGTTTTTGGAGATTTAAGAGACTGGAAACAATTTGCATATTGTTTTTAACCCGGTGATGGATCTCCTGCAGCAGGACTTCTTTTTCTTTCAGGGACTCTTTAATTTTATTTTCTGCTTTTTTACGTTGGGTTATGTCGCTGCAGATCAATAAAACATGGGTGATTTCACCATGAATTCTTATAGGGCTTTGTTTAATTTCAATCCAGCGAATTTTACCATTATAATCATATATTCTGGATTCATAAGGGGCAATTGTTTTGCCAGTAACAAAATGTGAAAATATTTCCCGGTGAGATACAAGTTCTTCTTCAGGAAAAATGGTCAAATCAATAAAGTGTTTTCCCACTAACTCCTTTTTTGACAGGCCTGTGATCATGGTAGCTGCAGGATTCACATCCAACAGATAACCATCCAATCCCAGTAATATGGTATAGTTAGGATCAGATTCAAAAAGAGCCCTATATTTTTCCTCACTCTCTTTTAAAGCTTCTTCAGCAAGTTTTTGATCGTTTATGTCCTCTATAAAACCTTCCAGAGACAATTCTCCATTTTCATCTTCAACACCTACTCCTCGCTCCCAAACCCATTTAATCTCATTTTGACGAGTTACTATCCTGTAAGTGGTTTCGTAAGGTTCACTTTTTTCAAGGGCATTTTGAACTGTGCTCCAAACATGTTCACGATCTTCCTCAAAAATCAAATCATTATATGCTTTTATATCATTGTTGATAATTTCTGAAGGGTCATAACCGGTTATTTCTTTGCACTGATGACTTATAAAAGTCATTGTCCACTTATTATCATTTAGGCAATGGTATACCATGCCGGGTAAGTTTGAAATAAGGTTAGACCACTGGCGCTCGCGTTCTGTGGAATCTGGTATGGTTTCAATGAGTGATCTGTACTTTTCTTCACTCTCTTTTAACTCTAATTCTGCGGTCTTTCTTGAAGTTATATCCTGAAAAAATATGTTAAACCCATTTTTACTGGAAAAAACACGAACAGTATACCAATTTTTAAGGGGAGGTTCATCAAAAACAGCTTCAAATTCAAATTTCTCTCTTTCTGTAAATTCTTTTTTATTAACTAGCTGGAAGTATACCTCATGAAAAACATTATTTTGGGTTTGTGGAAAAGCTTCTAGAAAAGTTTTACCAATAATATTTCTTTTTTCCCTTCCTGAAAACTCTTCTGCGAGTTTATTAATGTATGTTACTCTAAAATTAGGGTCTATGGAAATAAAAACATCACTAATGTTTTCTAATATTTCTACAGGCACATCAATTCTGTTTTCAGGAGACAAAGTTAACCCTCACTTCGTTATAATTTATACTAGTTTATATATTTTTTATCATATCTATAAAAATTTATTTTATTACTTAATGTTTATGTGCAGGTTTTTAGAAGAGAAAACTTAATTAAGTATAAATCCTTTAATTAGAAATTTAAGTATGACTTGCGGATTTTATTATTCATTAAGTAATATAAAAATATAATTAATAAGAAGAAATGGTATGGTCTAGACGATTTATTCCTATTCCTGCAGTGTGGATGGTTAATTAAAGTATTTGCATATGGTTTTATGTGATATTTATGGAAGGTGAAGGTTTACTCTGGTGGTTGATAGCTGGAACGCGCGGGGGAATCAATCGAGCCAAAATAATCAATGAACTCAATTCAAGACCATATAATGCTAATCAGCTTGCTAAATGTCTTAAATTAGATTATAAAACTGTTAAACATCACTTGAATGTTCTGGTCAAGAATAATATAGTAATGACATGTGGCGACGGACAGTATGGGACTGTTTACATGCTTTCATCTACAATGGAGGAAAACTTCGATTCATTCAAACAGATATGGAAAGAATCTGAAAAAGAATAGATAAAAAAGAATAGATATTTATAAAGGAGAAGATTGGAATGGTATTAAGATATCTGGGTATGGCAGTTGCGTTAGCTAACATATCAATTATAATTATTTTGCTTTCCATTTACTGGAAGAATTACCGGAAGTGGAAATCAGAATATACACTGGGACTTTTAATATTTGGAACTTTCTTACTAATCCAAAATCTACTTTCCATGGGGTTTCTGGCTCCTCCGCCTCCAATGCCTTCGGGAGGAGAACATGGAAATGATTATTCTCTTTTACTTATCAACATAAGTCAGTTAGTAGCATTAAGTGCTTTATTGAAGATAAGCTGGAAATAATCTAAAACCATTCCTTTCTTATTTTTCTTTCTCAATCAATTCTTAGTTTCCTTTTTTCAGGGTTTTACAGCATCGACTTTAAGTTATTCTTCTTAAATTTTAATACATTCTCCTTTAATATTCTACCAAATTTCACTCAATTTGGAGTCTTTTATAAATCTCTTATCAAATCAAAAAAGTTAAAAAAATCATTTGTTTTATTTATATCCAATATTTATAGTTTATTTATTCTTTTTACATATTTTAAGTAATTTTTAACCTATTTAGAACTTAGATTATGTTTTTTTTATTTTTTTCTTAATGTTCAATTTAATAATTGTGTTCCTCAAAATTGGGAGAGATTTGGGTGTGGACTGTACGGAACCGGTAAAAATTCGGTTAAATATGGGAAAAACTATTTTTATGCATTAAATCTAGAAAATAGACATCAAGAGGCATAAATAATGCCGGAGGGTTTATAATTAAAGGAATTAAAATAAAAGGAATTTTTTTAAGTAAAAATAAATT
This window encodes:
- a CDS encoding PAS domain S-box protein; amino-acid sequence: MSPENRIDVPVEILENISDVFISIDPNFRVTYINKLAEEFSGREKRNIIGKTFLEAFPQTQNNVFHEVYFQLVNKKEFTEREKFEFEAVFDEPPLKNWYTVRVFSSKNGFNIFFQDITSRKTAELELKESEEKYRSLIETIPDSTERERQWSNLISNLPGMVYHCLNDNKWTMTFISHQCKEITGYDPSEIINNDIKAYNDLIFEEDREHVWSTVQNALEKSEPYETTYRIVTRQNEIKWVWERGVGVEDENGELSLEGFIEDINDQKLAEEALKESEEKYRALFESDPNYTILLGLDGYLLDVNPAATMITGLSKKELVGKHFIDLTIFPEEELVSHREIFSHFVTGKTIAPYESRIYDYNGKIRWIEIKQSPIRIHGEITHVLLICSDITQRKKAENKIKESLKEKEVLLQEIHHRVKNNMQIVSSLLNLQKQYVDEEETVNILMESQNRVKSMAMIHEKLYQSHNLTSINIFDYVQSLVKDLFASYSTPASQITPIIEIDNVNLNIETAVPCGLIINELVSNSLKYAFPQGRGGKIILSLKLRGKYYELIISDNGIGFPEDLDFKNTESLGLQLVNSLVGQINGEIELNRSQGAMFKIIFSKLTYKERI
- a CDS encoding SulP family inorganic anion transporter; translation: MKSLSSYLPITRWVRNYNKDWLRPDIIAGITVGAFIIPESIAYVSLANLPPEIGLYSAMVAVLVYAIFGTSRQLSVGPLSTLSILVGSTLGSLMIPNATQYAMIASLIAVIAGLLAMASWVLRLGFIVKFISKPVLTGFLAGIALFIASGQITKLFGISGGSGTFFQRIYYFLIHIDQTNLASLAVGMGGLLFLYLATKKFPKLPNTLFLVLGSTVLITFTNLTALGVDVVGQIPQGLPSLVIPDPSLLDVNILITLAVTVFLISYMEGYLFAAEYAAKNSYKIDKNQELLALGMSNVAVGLFQGLPIGGALSRTAINNDSGAKTQLAGAISGLVILMVLLFLTGIFTNLPETILAAIVIFIIKGLVDLPHFRKIYSFSKIEFAIAIVTLLVVLFFGALEGIVIGVILSVVGLIKKMYNPHIAVLGKMPGKDQFLDIKRRPEAHIIPEILIVRVDGSQIFLNTEDIKNTILDMVDNEYTDTKLLILDFEATSFIDHSGTEMLEDLYDELNHRGIKLKAANMYGPLRDSLQKTKLESEIVESPTSLTIEDCIEIWESETGNDV
- a CDS encoding nuclear transport factor 2 family protein — encoded protein: MNIGKVENLFKNLETGNSDIFFKHVSDDVSWTVMGTHPLAGTYLNKEDFISHTFRRLNRILEEGVILKVKNILLQDDTAVVEMESISTALNGKPFNNTYCWVVYFKNDVIVEVRAYVDSALVQKVIDENEK
- a CDS encoding winged helix-turn-helix domain-containing protein; this translates as MEGEGLLWWLIAGTRGGINRAKIINELNSRPYNANQLAKCLKLDYKTVKHHLNVLVKNNIVMTCGDGQYGTVYMLSSTMEENFDSFKQIWKESEKE
- a CDS encoding winged helix-turn-helix domain-containing protein; this translates as MSDSGLYNTPAKLEAIHRDIKRLMERSNQEYLNLMMTNIRKDFLASLTAYIDGDIEKGLENGMVNPCPMRDTCKSIFTDFLEDNSKNIRHGNISNEVITGKRDELSKIRKKASFDDCDICFKEVDSLFEKQLKLIGSLQIYNSNDEIKTEISAINEEEIVKSVLEPLSNKLRLQILKSMASETHSFSALSELTGLRGGNLLFHIQKLMESDLIIQRHERGDYMITKKGFNLISLLSDFQQCLED